In the genome of Halobacterium noricense, one region contains:
- a CDS encoding proton-conducting transporter transmembrane domain-containing protein encodes MAGQPQSNDTAQLSETATPPSSPIPRAATYAVWSLFVLSLAALTLTVRDGREWAFADAVVVDGLTTVVWVAVTFFSGIVHSYARRYMAGNRDLDRFYARTVAFTLAVMTMIAADHVALFAAAWLTMGLVMAALIGHVSDWTQAQAAARTARRYFLASSALLGVGLTILVWATGTTTITGILGHVEMIPRPVALATVGCLFLAAIVQSALFPFHTWMLSSMTGPTPASALMHAGFVNAGGILLTRFSPLFVDEPAVMSGIVLVGAFSALFGQALLLVQTDVKSKLGASTVAQMGFMILQCGLGFFAAAITHLILHGFYKAYLFLSSGSAVEQTVPGTARKPRLSVASVLVSLLTAVGGGVLFATLTGKGTKVDSGLFLAFVVVLTTMHASRDILRRTTLSPTVRLASTPLVVLTAIGGYAAAFNAVSTTIVGASVAESATELTVVHVVAGAMFVAAYLATEFDWHRRSERLYVALLNAAQPDPDTVLTRKEDYDDA; translated from the coding sequence ATGGCTGGCCAACCACAGTCGAACGACACCGCACAGCTCTCCGAGACCGCGACGCCGCCGTCCTCGCCGATTCCGCGAGCCGCGACCTACGCCGTCTGGTCGCTGTTCGTCCTCAGCCTGGCCGCCCTCACGCTGACGGTTCGAGACGGGCGAGAGTGGGCGTTCGCGGACGCGGTCGTCGTGGACGGGCTGACCACCGTCGTGTGGGTCGCAGTCACGTTCTTCAGCGGCATCGTCCACAGTTACGCCCGCCGCTACATGGCCGGCAACCGCGACCTCGACCGCTTCTACGCGCGGACCGTCGCGTTCACGCTGGCCGTCATGACGATGATCGCGGCCGACCACGTGGCGCTGTTCGCGGCAGCGTGGCTGACCATGGGCTTGGTGATGGCGGCGCTCATCGGACACGTCAGCGACTGGACGCAGGCCCAGGCCGCCGCCCGGACCGCTCGCCGGTACTTCCTCGCCAGTAGCGCCCTGCTCGGCGTCGGCCTGACGATTCTGGTCTGGGCGACGGGCACGACGACGATTACCGGCATCCTCGGGCACGTCGAGATGATTCCGCGCCCGGTCGCGCTCGCCACCGTCGGCTGTCTCTTCCTCGCCGCGATAGTTCAGTCGGCGCTGTTCCCGTTTCACACGTGGATGCTGTCGTCGATGACGGGACCGACGCCGGCGTCCGCCCTGATGCACGCGGGATTCGTCAACGCCGGCGGCATCCTCCTGACCCGATTCTCGCCGCTGTTCGTCGACGAACCCGCGGTCATGTCCGGCATCGTCCTCGTCGGCGCGTTCAGCGCCCTGTTCGGGCAGGCGCTGTTGCTCGTCCAGACGGACGTGAAGTCCAAACTCGGCGCCTCCACCGTCGCCCAGATGGGGTTCATGATACTCCAGTGCGGGCTTGGCTTCTTCGCCGCCGCCATCACGCACCTCATCCTCCACGGCTTCTACAAGGCGTACCTGTTCCTGTCGTCGGGTTCCGCCGTCGAACAGACGGTCCCCGGAACGGCGAGGAAACCCCGGCTATCCGTCGCGAGCGTCCTCGTCAGTCTGCTCACGGCTGTCGGGGGCGGTGTCCTGTTCGCCACGCTCACCGGGAAGGGGACGAAGGTCGACAGCGGACTCTTTCTGGCGTTCGTCGTCGTCCTGACGACCATGCACGCCTCGCGGGACATCCTCCGCCGGACGACACTCTCGCCGACGGTCAGACTCGCCAGCACACCGCTGGTCGTCCTGACGGCCATCGGCGGCTACGCCGCGGCGTTCAACGCCGTGTCGACGACCATCGTGGGCGCGTCGGTGGCCGAGTCGGCGACCGAACTGACGGTCGTCCACGTCGTGGCTGGCGCGATGTTCGTGGCCGCGTACTTGGCGACGGAGTTCGACTGGCACCGTCGCAGCGAACGCCTCTACGTCGCACTGCTGAACGCCGCACAGCCGGACCCAGACACCGTACTCACGCGCAAGGAGGACTACGATGACGCGTAA